Proteins from one Catenuloplanes atrovinosus genomic window:
- a CDS encoding HNH endonuclease: MDVLVLNADLGPLHRVSLRHAVRMLVRRVAEVHESRPDTQIGVWPVPTVVRLVTYVVTRWRHSRGPAWSRAGVLVRDGRRCAYCGGHASTIDHVLPRSRGGRNSWANTVAACGACNQRKGDRTPSEARMPLRFRPVAPTWAALAR, translated from the coding sequence GTGGACGTGCTGGTGCTGAACGCCGACCTCGGCCCGTTACACCGGGTCAGTCTCCGCCACGCGGTGCGGATGCTGGTGCGCCGCGTGGCGGAGGTTCACGAGTCGCGACCCGACACGCAGATCGGGGTCTGGCCGGTCCCGACCGTGGTCCGGCTGGTCACCTACGTGGTGACCCGCTGGCGCCACTCCCGGGGCCCCGCCTGGTCGCGGGCCGGCGTGCTGGTGCGGGACGGCCGGCGCTGCGCCTACTGCGGCGGCCACGCCTCGACCATCGACCACGTGCTGCCCCGCTCGCGCGGCGGCCGCAACTCGTGGGCGAACACCGTCGCCGCGTGCGGCGCATGTAACCAGCGCAAGGGTGATCGCACGCCGTCCGAGGCGCGCATGCCCCTGCGATTCCGGCCGGTCGCCCCCACCTGGGCGGCCCTGGCCAGGTGA
- a CDS encoding LysR family transcriptional regulator — protein MNDLGQDLELRLVRYFTVVAEHLNFGRAATELHLAQPSLSRQIQRLEQRLGVRLLDRTPHGNLLTEAGKAFLPEAKALLRAAHRATVTARAHAPVAGLTIGYVEDLIITPAVRELRRRHPGARIDVRFLDCRETSALTEGRVDALVARAPLPFAAGEVSIGTLYREPRVLLVPAGHALAARVSVSTADLAGYAPFPCALTDPAYRLLGTGPVPAGPAVESYQDKLELVAAGEAIAVVPEGDRRSMLRPELATVPITDAPASEVVLATRPGDPNPLIRDFRAAAREHLGRQVVGVR, from the coding sequence GTGAACGACCTGGGGCAGGATCTGGAACTGCGGCTGGTGCGCTACTTCACGGTCGTGGCGGAACATCTGAACTTCGGTCGCGCGGCCACCGAGCTGCATCTGGCGCAGCCGTCGCTGAGCCGCCAGATCCAGCGCCTGGAGCAACGCCTCGGCGTCCGCCTGCTGGACCGCACGCCGCACGGCAACCTGCTCACCGAGGCGGGCAAGGCCTTCCTGCCGGAGGCCAAGGCGCTGCTGCGCGCCGCCCACCGGGCGACCGTGACCGCCCGCGCGCACGCGCCGGTGGCCGGCCTCACCATCGGGTACGTCGAGGATCTGATCATCACGCCCGCGGTCCGGGAGCTGCGCCGCCGCCACCCGGGGGCACGGATCGACGTCCGCTTCCTGGACTGCCGGGAGACGTCGGCGCTCACCGAGGGCCGCGTCGACGCGCTGGTCGCCCGCGCCCCGCTGCCGTTCGCGGCCGGCGAGGTGTCGATCGGCACGCTCTACCGCGAGCCGCGGGTGCTGCTCGTGCCGGCCGGCCACGCGCTGGCCGCGCGCGTGTCGGTGAGCACGGCGGACCTGGCCGGTTACGCGCCGTTCCCGTGCGCGCTCACCGATCCCGCGTACCGGCTGCTCGGCACGGGTCCGGTGCCGGCCGGACCCGCGGTCGAGAGCTACCAGGACAAGCTGGAGCTGGTCGCGGCCGGGGAGGCGATCGCGGTCGTACCGGAGGGGGACCGGCGCAGCATGCTCCGCCCCGAACTGGCCACGGTGCCGATCACGGACGCGCCCGCCAGCGAGGTCGTCCTCGCCACCCGGCCCGGCGACCCGAACCCGCTGATCCGCGACTTCCGCGCGGCGGCCCGGGAGCACCTGGGCCGGCAGGTCGTCGGCGTGCGCTGA
- a CDS encoding DUF4240 domain-containing protein: protein MTDTVQGRLPTAEEEARFWALIESVWASLGDEPAALRRALVSGDDGNIEPAGIGAWLNRFHERLVEATAELTAPELVALDRVVERKLYDIDRADVHEVTDGSDDGFLYARGFIVALGRDYYEAVRADPASAACDGSFERMCYFFASRLEDRFGTWPDTGSGISRETGSNHAGWPD, encoded by the coding sequence GTGACCGACACAGTGCAGGGGCGGCTGCCGACCGCCGAGGAAGAGGCCCGGTTCTGGGCGTTGATCGAGTCCGTGTGGGCGTCGCTGGGCGACGAGCCGGCCGCGCTGCGGCGCGCGCTGGTCTCCGGCGACGACGGCAACATCGAGCCGGCCGGGATCGGCGCCTGGCTGAACCGGTTCCACGAGCGGCTGGTCGAGGCGACCGCGGAGCTGACCGCGCCGGAACTGGTCGCGCTCGACCGGGTGGTGGAGCGCAAGCTCTACGACATCGACCGCGCCGACGTGCACGAGGTGACCGACGGCTCCGACGACGGTTTCCTCTACGCCCGCGGCTTCATCGTGGCGCTCGGCCGCGACTACTACGAGGCCGTGCGGGCCGATCCGGCGTCCGCGGCGTGCGACGGCTCCTTCGAGCGGATGTGCTACTTCTTCGCCTCGCGGCTGGAGGACCGCTTCGGCACCTGGCCCGACACGGGGTCCGGCATCTCCCGGGAGACGGGCAGCAACCACGCCGGATGGCCGGACTAA
- a CDS encoding LURP-one-related/scramblase family protein — MYVIREKFFSIGDDFDVLDANGAKVLHVDGKVLSVRDKVVIEDLSGEEVASVHRHLVSLRPTYEIRVGGEKAAEVKKKLFTPFREKFTIDVPGPDDLEMKGDLLDHEYVIERGGSRVAEVSKRWLTIRDTYAVEVAPGENPLLVIGAVLALDLAMEREEKKKDRKDD, encoded by the coding sequence ATGTATGTGATTCGTGAGAAGTTCTTCTCCATCGGCGACGACTTCGACGTGCTCGACGCGAACGGCGCCAAGGTCCTGCACGTCGACGGCAAGGTGCTCAGCGTGCGCGACAAGGTGGTGATCGAGGACCTCTCCGGCGAGGAGGTCGCCAGCGTCCACCGCCACCTGGTCTCGCTGCGCCCCACTTACGAGATCCGCGTCGGCGGCGAGAAGGCCGCGGAGGTCAAGAAGAAGCTGTTCACGCCGTTCCGGGAGAAGTTCACCATCGACGTCCCCGGCCCCGACGACCTGGAGATGAAGGGCGACCTGCTCGACCACGAGTACGTCATCGAGCGCGGTGGCAGCCGGGTCGCCGAGGTCTCCAAGCGGTGGCTGACCATCCGCGACACCTACGCGGTCGAGGTCGCCCCGGGCGAGAACCCGCTGCTGGTCATCGGCGCGGTGCTGGCGCTCGACCTCGCGATGGAGCGCGAGGAGAAGAAGAAGGACCGAAAAGACGACTGA
- a CDS encoding pyridoxal phosphate-dependent aminotransferase, which produces MKQAQRLKSVRYDIRGPVLRRAQELEAAGHRILKLNLGNPAPWGLNTPDPIMADVVQNLGVAQGYSDARGIYSARVAVAQYYQSRGVTEVQPDDVMLGNGVSELIVMTLQALLDTGDEVLVPSPDYPLWTAAVTLCSGRAVHYRCDESAGWLPDLEHIEAQITPNTRALVIINPNNPTGAVYSKDVLLGMLDLARRHGLLVLADEIYDKIIFDDAVHHTAAALAPDVPVISMGGLSKTYRAAGFRSGWLAMSGFTARDAEYVDGLQLLANMRLCPNVPAQHAVQTALGGYQSIERLIEPGGRLHEQRTRSWKAITSIPGVECVLPDGALYLFARLDPAVHKIRDDEQLIIDLLDQQHLLLSHGSGFNLDTPDHIRLVFLAPMEVLDDAIGRLGTFLSTYRQ; this is translated from the coding sequence GTGAAGCAGGCGCAACGGCTCAAGAGCGTCCGGTACGACATCCGCGGGCCGGTGCTGCGCCGGGCTCAGGAACTGGAGGCCGCCGGTCACCGAATCCTGAAGCTGAACCTGGGCAACCCGGCGCCGTGGGGCCTGAACACCCCCGACCCGATCATGGCTGACGTGGTGCAGAACCTCGGTGTCGCGCAGGGGTACAGCGACGCCCGGGGCATCTACTCCGCGCGCGTCGCGGTCGCGCAGTACTACCAGTCGCGCGGCGTGACCGAGGTGCAGCCCGACGACGTGATGCTCGGCAACGGCGTCTCCGAGTTGATCGTGATGACGTTGCAGGCGCTGCTGGACACCGGCGACGAGGTGCTGGTGCCGAGCCCGGACTACCCGCTCTGGACCGCCGCGGTCACCCTGTGCAGCGGACGCGCGGTGCACTACCGGTGTGACGAGAGCGCGGGCTGGCTGCCCGACCTGGAGCACATCGAGGCCCAGATCACGCCGAACACGCGCGCCCTGGTGATCATCAACCCGAACAACCCGACCGGCGCGGTCTACTCCAAGGACGTGCTGCTCGGGATGTTGGACCTGGCCCGCCGGCACGGGCTGCTGGTGCTGGCGGACGAGATCTACGACAAGATCATCTTCGATGACGCGGTGCACCACACCGCGGCCGCGCTCGCGCCGGACGTACCCGTGATCAGTATGGGCGGGCTGTCCAAGACCTACCGGGCGGCCGGCTTCCGCTCCGGCTGGCTGGCGATGAGCGGCTTCACCGCGCGCGACGCCGAGTACGTCGACGGCCTGCAACTGCTGGCCAACATGCGCCTGTGCCCGAACGTGCCGGCCCAGCACGCGGTGCAGACCGCGCTCGGCGGATACCAGAGCATCGAGCGCCTGATCGAGCCCGGCGGCCGCCTCCACGAGCAGCGCACCCGCTCGTGGAAGGCGATCACGTCCATCCCCGGCGTGGAGTGCGTGCTGCCGGACGGCGCGCTCTACCTCTTCGCCCGCCTGGACCCGGCCGTCCACAAGATCCGTGACGACGAGCAGCTCATCATCGACCTGCTCGACCAGCAGCACCTCCTGCTCTCCCACGGCAGCGGCTTCAACCTCGACACCCCCGACCACATCCGCCTGGTCTTCCTCGCCCCGATGGAGGTCCTCGACGACGCCATCGGCCGCCTCGGCACCTTCCTCTCGACCTACCGCCAGTAG
- a CDS encoding DUF6204 family protein: MSRGIRVTVRGAFDSLTPAQTATLRAEAADHDFLNTAYTPDGYLAYDVTRPFFTFRYLLDAPEDEALDVTATRGELLACEWLDSHGYAYKNVTATAIDPAEVPLGARGRKNL, translated from the coding sequence ATGAGCCGTGGAATCAGGGTCACCGTGCGTGGCGCCTTCGACAGTCTGACCCCCGCCCAGACGGCGACGCTGCGCGCCGAGGCCGCCGACCACGACTTCCTGAACACCGCGTACACGCCCGACGGCTACCTCGCCTACGACGTCACGCGCCCGTTCTTCACGTTCCGCTACCTGCTCGACGCCCCCGAGGACGAGGCGCTCGACGTCACCGCGACCCGCGGCGAACTGCTGGCCTGCGAGTGGCTCGACTCCCACGGCTACGCCTACAAGAACGTGACCGCCACCGCGATCGACCCGGCCGAGGTCCCGCTCGGCGCCCGCGGCCGCAAGAACCTCTGA
- a CDS encoding HDOD domain-containing protein, which yields MSERPHVLFVDDEPMIIDGLRRMLRTCRERWAMSFAASGAAALEIMRTRPCDVVVTDYRMPEMDGAALLEQVRVEFPGTVRIILSGQTNEDNLLRIMVLAHEMLSKPTTPEMLIAAVDRLLQVRMRTDDGQQTAVAYVESLPSPPHTFAELLAALDADDASARSVSTVIEKDPAAAAKVLHLANSSAYTTGHKVSDVAQAVTLLGLHTVRGLVMMHDLIRVFDADGALPSEWIDGLTTHAVETSRLARLLGAGTGWESHAFTAGLLHEVGQLVLASARPKDFRTVLDAWASGGGGLADHEEAAFEASHVQVGTSLLGLWGLPTEVIDAIARHTAAPAPGPIPDAAAAVALAHVVMEADLGAVCGPHDATHPDDDHLDAAALAAIAQWRRDRTRP from the coding sequence GTGAGCGAGCGACCGCACGTGCTGTTCGTCGACGACGAGCCGATGATCATTGACGGGCTGCGCCGCATGCTGCGGACCTGCCGCGAACGCTGGGCCATGTCGTTCGCCGCGAGCGGCGCGGCGGCGCTGGAGATCATGCGGACGCGGCCGTGCGACGTGGTGGTGACCGACTACCGCATGCCCGAGATGGACGGTGCCGCGCTGCTGGAGCAGGTGCGCGTCGAGTTCCCCGGCACGGTGCGGATCATCCTGTCCGGCCAGACCAACGAGGACAACCTGCTGCGGATCATGGTGCTGGCGCACGAGATGCTGAGCAAGCCCACCACGCCGGAGATGCTGATCGCCGCGGTCGACCGGCTCCTCCAGGTGCGCATGCGCACGGACGACGGGCAGCAGACCGCGGTGGCGTACGTCGAGTCGCTGCCGAGCCCGCCACACACGTTCGCCGAACTGCTCGCGGCGCTCGACGCGGACGACGCCTCGGCCCGCTCGGTCAGCACCGTGATCGAGAAGGACCCGGCCGCGGCAGCGAAGGTGCTGCACCTGGCGAACTCGTCCGCGTACACCACCGGCCACAAGGTCAGCGACGTCGCGCAGGCGGTCACGCTGCTCGGCCTGCACACCGTACGCGGCCTGGTGATGATGCACGACCTGATCCGGGTCTTCGACGCGGACGGCGCGCTGCCGTCCGAGTGGATCGACGGGCTCACCACGCACGCGGTCGAGACGTCCCGGCTGGCCCGGCTGCTCGGCGCCGGAACCGGCTGGGAGAGCCACGCCTTCACCGCCGGCCTGCTGCACGAGGTCGGCCAACTCGTGCTGGCGTCGGCCCGGCCGAAGGACTTCCGCACCGTGCTGGACGCCTGGGCGTCGGGTGGCGGCGGCCTGGCCGATCACGAGGAGGCGGCCTTCGAGGCCTCGCACGTACAGGTAGGCACCAGCCTGCTGGGCCTGTGGGGCCTGCCGACGGAGGTGATCGACGCGATCGCCCGGCACACCGCCGCGCCGGCCCCCGGCCCGATCCCGGACGCGGCGGCGGCGGTAGCGCTCGCCCACGTGGTCATGGAGGCCGACCTCGGCGCCGTCTGCGGCCCCCACGACGCCACACACCCCGACGACGACCACCTCGACGCGGCGGCGCTTGCGGCGATCGCCCAATGGCGCCGCGACCGCACCCGGCCCTGA
- a CDS encoding nuclear transport factor 2 family protein, producing the protein MAGDVEHEVRRALGRYAFALDGHDPDGLAAVLTEDATWTFTVAGRPGPGPVTGRAAILEFVREAAAGQAERRRHHLTNVVVDDGDGTTAVARAYLLLTTPSGVAATGSYTITLRRDDDRWRIATLRCDLDG; encoded by the coding sequence ATGGCCGGCGACGTGGAACACGAGGTCCGGCGCGCGCTGGGACGGTACGCGTTCGCGCTGGACGGGCACGACCCGGACGGCCTGGCCGCGGTGCTGACCGAGGACGCCACCTGGACGTTCACGGTCGCCGGGCGGCCGGGACCGGGACCGGTGACGGGCCGCGCGGCGATCCTGGAGTTCGTCCGCGAGGCGGCGGCGGGCCAGGCCGAACGGCGGCGGCACCACCTGACCAACGTCGTCGTGGACGACGGGGACGGCACAACGGCCGTGGCACGGGCCTATCTGCTGCTCACCACGCCGTCGGGGGTGGCGGCGACCGGCTCCTACACGATCACGCTGCGGCGGGACGACGACCGCTGGCGGATCGCGACGCTGCGCTGCGACCTGGACGGCTGA
- a CDS encoding carbohydrate ABC transporter permease yields MYRLLRLNWIGGAFGWLWLLVVMLPIYWVVITSFKTQATYFITDTLAPPAEPTLDNYRTVVEAGFIRYFLNSVVVSAGAVIPAVTVAFMAAYAIVRGAGNRWLRSINSVFLLGLAIPLQAVVIPVYLIIIRLHMYDTLAAIILPSIAFAIPLSVLVLANFIRDVPRELFESMRVDGATEWGTLWRLAFPLTRPALVTVTIYNALTIWNGFILPLVLTQTPDQRTMPLALWTYQGEFGINFPAIAASVTLTTIPIIVAYAIGRRQLLSGLTAGFGK; encoded by the coding sequence ATGTACCGGCTGCTCCGGCTGAACTGGATCGGCGGCGCGTTCGGCTGGCTCTGGCTGCTCGTCGTGATGCTGCCCATCTACTGGGTCGTCATCACCAGCTTCAAGACGCAGGCCACCTACTTCATCACCGACACGCTGGCGCCCCCGGCCGAGCCGACGCTGGACAACTACCGCACCGTCGTGGAGGCCGGCTTCATCCGGTACTTCCTGAACAGCGTGGTCGTCTCCGCCGGCGCGGTCATCCCGGCCGTCACCGTCGCCTTCATGGCCGCCTACGCCATCGTCCGCGGCGCCGGCAACCGCTGGCTCCGATCGATAAACTCGGTGTTCCTGCTCGGCCTCGCCATCCCGCTCCAGGCCGTGGTCATCCCGGTCTACCTGATCATCATCCGCCTGCACATGTACGACACGCTGGCGGCGATCATCCTGCCCTCGATCGCCTTCGCCATCCCGCTCTCCGTCCTCGTCCTCGCCAACTTCATCCGCGACGTCCCCCGCGAACTCTTCGAGTCCATGCGCGTCGACGGCGCCACCGAATGGGGCACGCTGTGGCGGCTGGCCTTCCCGCTGACCCGCCCCGCCCTGGTCACCGTCACCATCTACAACGCACTGACGATCTGGAACGGCTTCATCCTGCCGCTGGTCCTCACGCAAACCCCGGACCAGCGCACCATGCCCCTCGCCCTCTGGACCTACCAGGGCGAATTCGGCATCAACTTCCCGGCCATCGCGGCCTCCGTCACCCTCACCACCATCCCGATCATCGTCGCCTACGCCATCGGCCGCCGCCAGCTCCTCAGCGGCCTCACCGCCGGCTTCGGCAAGTAA
- a CDS encoding DUF427 domain-containing protein encodes MESVWDYPRPPRLERSAARVEIRHAGVLVAESVNCWRVLETSHPPVYYVPRADVTDGLLRADPDHRTFCEFKGVASYWDLVTPGARVARAAWSYEEPSPGYAALAGALAFFPGRVDECRVDGEVVRAQEGDFYGGWITDGIVGPFKGGPGTTGW; translated from the coding sequence ATGGAGTCGGTGTGGGATTATCCGCGGCCGCCGAGGCTGGAGCGGAGTGCGGCGCGGGTGGAGATCCGGCACGCGGGGGTGCTGGTGGCGGAGAGCGTGAACTGCTGGCGGGTGCTGGAGACGTCGCATCCGCCGGTCTACTACGTGCCGCGCGCGGACGTCACGGACGGGCTGCTGCGCGCCGATCCGGATCATCGGACGTTCTGTGAGTTCAAGGGCGTGGCGAGCTACTGGGACCTGGTGACGCCGGGTGCCCGGGTGGCGCGGGCGGCCTGGTCGTACGAGGAGCCCTCGCCGGGCTACGCGGCGCTGGCGGGTGCGCTGGCGTTCTTTCCCGGGCGGGTGGACGAGTGCCGGGTCGACGGGGAGGTGGTCCGGGCGCAGGAGGGCGACTTCTACGGCGGGTGGATCACGGACGGGATCGTGGGGCCGTTCAAGGGCGGGCCGGGGACGACCGGCTGGTGA
- a CDS encoding NADP-dependent oxidoreductase has protein sequence MKAIRLHEFGGPEVLSYEEVPVPEPKAGEVLVRVHAVGVNPPDWYVREGLTVMPAHLRPAIELPLSPGTDVSGVVAAVGEDVDGFAVGDEVYGMLRFPGFDGSAYAEYVAAPASDLARKPAGIDHVRAAGAPMAGLTAWQFMIEVGHDHPSPFQEERHRPVPLGAGTTVLVNGAAGGVGHFGVQLAKWRGARVIAVASGAHDAFLRAIGADEVIDYTRQRPEEIVRDVDLVLDCVGGAGSSRFLRTVRRGGALFPVFFGEFDPAEVARLGVTVSTSQVRSSGAQLAELGRLLDDGTVRVAVDSVFPLAEARAAHERAARGHLRGKIVLAVA, from the coding sequence ATGAAGGCGATTCGGTTGCACGAGTTCGGCGGCCCGGAGGTGCTGAGCTACGAGGAGGTGCCGGTCCCCGAGCCGAAGGCGGGCGAGGTGCTGGTCCGGGTGCACGCGGTGGGCGTCAACCCGCCGGACTGGTACGTGCGCGAGGGTTTGACCGTGATGCCCGCGCACCTGCGCCCGGCGATCGAGCTGCCGCTGAGCCCGGGGACGGACGTGTCCGGCGTGGTCGCGGCGGTCGGCGAGGACGTGGACGGCTTCGCCGTCGGCGACGAGGTGTACGGCATGCTGCGCTTCCCCGGCTTCGACGGCAGCGCGTACGCCGAGTACGTGGCCGCGCCCGCGTCCGACCTGGCGCGCAAGCCGGCCGGCATCGACCACGTGCGGGCGGCGGGCGCGCCGATGGCGGGCCTGACCGCGTGGCAGTTCATGATCGAGGTCGGGCACGACCATCCGTCGCCGTTCCAGGAGGAGCGGCACCGCCCGGTCCCGCTCGGCGCCGGCACGACCGTGCTGGTCAACGGCGCCGCGGGCGGCGTCGGCCACTTCGGCGTGCAGCTGGCGAAGTGGCGGGGCGCGCGGGTGATCGCGGTGGCGTCGGGCGCGCACGATGCGTTCCTGCGCGCGATCGGCGCGGACGAGGTGATCGACTACACCCGGCAGCGGCCGGAGGAGATCGTGCGCGACGTCGACCTGGTGCTCGACTGCGTCGGCGGCGCGGGCAGCAGCCGCTTCCTGCGCACGGTGCGGCGCGGCGGTGCGCTGTTCCCGGTGTTCTTCGGCGAGTTCGACCCGGCCGAGGTCGCGCGGCTCGGTGTCACCGTGTCGACGAGCCAGGTGCGCTCCAGCGGCGCGCAGCTCGCCGAGCTCGGGCGCCTGCTCGACGACGGTACGGTGCGGGTGGCGGTCGACAGCGTGTTCCCGCTGGCGGAGGCGCGGGCGGCACACGAGCGCGCGGCGCGCGGCCACCTCCGGGGCAAGATCGTGCTGGCGGTGGCGTGA
- a CDS encoding DUF6518 family protein: MRFARHVVVAAPLAGLLLGFVDFLWIKFLPSPVAGLGNSLATWAVAAFLLTYWGRWRLPVSVAAAIVCLVLAVPSYYLAASLIQNDDWANLYNATAVVWMGFGVVAGLVFGAGGVLARGTGWWRLPALALPAAVLFAEALLQALRIGDPSYPAGEQLAYAALVAGLGALAIALLARTWRDRLLTLAWSVPLTAGGWLLLTVAGFR; this comes from the coding sequence ATGAGATTCGCGCGGCATGTGGTCGTCGCCGCCCCGCTGGCCGGTCTGCTGCTGGGCTTCGTGGACTTCCTGTGGATCAAGTTCCTGCCGTCGCCGGTCGCCGGCCTGGGCAACTCCCTGGCGACGTGGGCGGTCGCCGCGTTCCTGCTCACCTACTGGGGCCGGTGGCGCCTGCCGGTGTCCGTGGCCGCCGCCATCGTCTGCCTGGTCCTCGCGGTGCCCAGCTACTACCTGGCCGCCTCGCTGATCCAGAACGACGACTGGGCCAACCTCTACAACGCCACCGCCGTCGTCTGGATGGGCTTCGGCGTGGTGGCCGGTCTGGTGTTCGGCGCCGGCGGCGTGCTGGCCCGCGGGACCGGGTGGTGGCGTCTCCCGGCGCTCGCGCTCCCCGCCGCCGTCCTCTTCGCCGAGGCGCTGCTACAGGCGCTGCGAATCGGCGACCCGAGCTACCCGGCCGGCGAGCAGCTCGCCTACGCGGCCCTGGTGGCCGGGCTGGGGGCGCTGGCGATCGCGCTGCTCGCCCGCACCTGGCGCGATCGCCTGCTGACGCTGGCCTGGTCGGTCCCGCTCACCGCGGGCGGCTGGCTCCTGCTGACGGTGGCGGGCTTCCGCTGA
- a CDS encoding carbohydrate ABC transporter permease, translating to MTTLAPPAVRVSESRATRAGGRSGALIWLTLPALLMFTAFGIVPLLGVLALSFTTWDKIGPIQPSGLTSWTAVLRDPDLPHALWVTFLIMGLSWLVQTPLSILIGVFLAAHKRYRGFLAVLYFVPLLFSSAAIAIMYKSLLDPNFGVGSGPGMGLLRQDWLGDSTLAVGVLVFIVSWQYIPFHSLIYQGAVRAIPTTMYEASLIDGAGRVRQFFSITLPQLRYTIVTSSTLMVVGSLTLFDLIYVLTAGGPGDATLTLALDMYKTGFQADLMGPASAIAVILVLVGLIMSQLLRRLGGRGDESQQEGM from the coding sequence ATGACCACGCTCGCTCCGCCCGCCGTGCGGGTGTCCGAGTCCCGCGCCACCCGCGCCGGCGGGCGGAGTGGCGCGCTGATCTGGCTGACGCTGCCCGCACTGCTGATGTTCACCGCGTTCGGGATCGTGCCGCTGCTCGGCGTGCTCGCGCTCAGCTTCACCACCTGGGACAAGATCGGCCCGATCCAGCCGTCCGGCCTCACCAGCTGGACCGCGGTGCTGCGCGACCCGGACCTGCCGCACGCGCTCTGGGTGACGTTCCTGATCATGGGGTTGTCCTGGCTGGTCCAGACCCCGCTGTCCATCCTGATCGGCGTGTTCCTGGCCGCGCACAAGCGCTACCGCGGGTTCCTCGCGGTGCTCTACTTCGTGCCGCTGCTGTTCAGCTCCGCCGCCATCGCGATCATGTACAAGTCGCTGCTCGACCCGAACTTCGGCGTCGGCAGCGGGCCCGGGATGGGCCTGCTCCGGCAGGACTGGCTCGGCGACTCCACGCTCGCGGTCGGCGTGCTGGTCTTCATCGTGTCCTGGCAGTACATCCCGTTCCACTCGCTGATCTACCAGGGCGCGGTCCGGGCCATCCCGACCACCATGTACGAGGCGTCGCTGATCGACGGCGCGGGCCGGGTCCGGCAGTTCTTCAGCATCACGCTGCCGCAGCTGCGCTACACGATCGTCACGTCCTCCACGCTGATGGTGGTCGGCTCGCTGACGCTGTTCGACCTGATCTACGTGCTGACCGCCGGCGGTCCCGGTGACGCGACCCTGACACTCGCGCTGGACATGTACAAGACCGGCTTCCAAGCCGACCTGATGGGACCGGCCAGCGCCATCGCGGTCATCCTCGTCCTGGTCGGCCTGATCATGTCCCAGCTGCTGCGCCGGCTGGGCGGACGCGGCGACGAGAGCCAGCAGGAGGGGATGTAA